One Spinacia oleracea cultivar Varoflay chromosome 4, BTI_SOV_V1, whole genome shotgun sequence DNA segment encodes these proteins:
- the LOC130459449 gene encoding uncharacterized protein, protein MDEDQHANSGPSNKSPNQVPQKQKKKPRGPTKGIKSMPGVPRIIEWDHLDRPTGKWATDYKNHIGEISRAKVSILIRTWEDVSQGIKDTLWEDVKREFHITDETKKEVVLKSCDKRWREFKSRLTTGWIRGTRKRPKDEKMPYDLYSYITKDIWKEFVKIRTSEEAEEISEKARQSQSFNIYPHHMGQKSYAEMTSEWQRKGYIPSVSSSSEGSSASTISSSLPSRTCLWLLARSVPDEKGNPYLPDQGTQKVKENIDEWKRKQDEGEFVPKSARDDVLSRALGKTKEGRPLTFGGGVGIKAVWGTGERRSFRRYGDAEMEEMEARVTKRVKDETIQEMNSKMDAMVMEKFITFAKELGVQIPSHMRIDANVHSSCRSGGLDPFADITV, encoded by the exons atggatgaagatcaacacgcaaattcaggtccttctaacaaatcaccaaatcaagtgccccaaaagcaaaaaaagaagccaagaggccctacaaaaggaataaaatccatgcccggggttccaagaataattgaatgggatcacttggaccgacccacagggaaatgggcaacggattacaagaatcacattggcgagataagtcgcgcaaaggtttcaatattgatcagaacctgggaagatgtttcacaaggaataaaagacactttgtgggaagacgtcaag agagaatttcatatcacagatgaaactaagaaagaagttgtcttaaagagttgtgataagcgttggagggaattcaaatcaagattgACGACTGGTTGGATCCGGGGTACAAGAAAAAggccaaaagatgaaaagatgccatatgatttgtatagttatataactaaggatatatggaaggaatttgtgaagatacgtacctccgaagaagctgag gaaataagtgagaaagcaagacaaagtcaatctttcaacatatatcctcatcatatgggacagaaatcatatgctgaaatgacaagtgaatggcagagaaaagggtacattccctcagtttcttcgtcatctgaaggttcctctgcgtctacaatttcttcaagtttgccgagtaggacatgtttatggcttcttgcaagatcggtaccagatgagaaaggaaatccttacttgccggatcagggcacacaaaaggtcaaagaaaatatt gatgaatggaaaaggaaacaagatgaaggggaatttgttcccaaaagtgcacgagatgatgtcttatctcgtgcacttggtaagactaaagaagggagaccactaacatttggtggtggagtaggcatcaaagctgtgtgggggaccggagagcggcgtagctttcgacggtatggagatgcggagatggaggaaatggaagcaagagtgaccaaaagggtcaaagatgagacaatacaagagatgaactccaagatggatgccatggtcatggagaaatttatcacatttgctaaagaacttggtgtccaaataccaagccatatgaggatagacgcaaatgttcatagtagttgtcgttccgggggtttagatccatttgccgacattacggtatga